In the genome of Phycisphaerales bacterium, the window ATCAGGTCTGCTCATGCCGTTGCCGCCTTCCGCGGCCGGCCGCGCCGCCGAAACGTGTGTTCCAAGAGCCAGCGCCGCCGTCCGCTTGACCAACGACGAATGGTAGCCGCCACCACCGGCGAAGGTGGCCCATGCGATCGATGCCTCGGTCCCTCCCTGCCTCGGTGCCTTTCCTCCTCACCCCTTCTGCCCGTCGCCCCTTCACCCCCTCATCCCCTCACTCTTCGTGCCCCTTCGTGCTCTTCGTGCCCTTTGTGGTGAGAGAATTCGCCCCCCGCGCGCCAGCGCACCGGGTCAGGAGCGACTTGTGCGCGACATCGCCAGAAACGCAAAAAAACGGATTAAAACTCACCTGCACCCCCTCCAGAAAAATGAAAATCGACGAAAATCGCCCAAAAGCCGCGAGCATTTGGCGCTCTGGGCAAAATGAGCGTCATGGCGCGCACAGCGCTGCTCGAAAACCAGCGCACAGAATCGCTCCCGTGCGCACGGCGCGCGCTTAACCCGGTGCGCGCCCGTGTTGGCACGCGATTTGCCTCGCACATTTCTGAAAATCGCGCCTGCCGCCCGCGCCACCCGGCACAATTCTTGAATGGCCGTCCACTGCGCCGCGCCTCGCCCCCGCACTCACATCGCAAAATCAAGCCCCGCCGCGCACGCCAGCGCACGCGTATCGGTATCAGGTGATGACGCGCTCCAACGCCCCAACCCGCCGCGACGGCGCCCCAGGCATGGCCATGCCCCGGCGTTGTTCATCCCCTCGCTGCCTCGATCACTCGATCTCTCGATCCCTTCCCCATCACCCACTCACCCCATCACCCACTCACCCGTCACCCCCTCACCCCTTCAGCCACCTCCACTCTTGCAGTCGCCCAAGCCGCCTTTCCGATGAACAGAGCAATGCTGCGCCCGGGTCAGACGATCATCATCTGCGTCATCGCGCTGCTCACGCTGGGCATCGTCATGGTGACCAGTGCCGGCCTGACCATCGACGCTGAGCGGGCCGTGTCCTTCGAGGGCATGCTCACCGGCCGGTCGATGATCTACGCCCTCGCGGCGGTGGGGCTCATGTTCGCCGCATCGTGCTTTCCCGTCCAGTGGCTGCGCGGGCCGACGAGCCGGGGCATCAGCCCGGCCAATCGCATCATCGCGACGCCCGCCACGTGGCTGCTGCTGCTCTCGATCGTCTGCCTCTGTCTCGTCTACGTCGGCGGCATCGGCAAGGAAGTCAACGGCGCCCGCCGCTGGGTCTATCTCGGCCCGGCGTCGTGGCGGCTGTCGTTCCAGCCGAGCGAACTGGCCAAGTGGGCGATGGTCATCGTCGTTGCGTCGTACGTCGTTCATCTCGGCGCCGAACGCATGCGGCAGTTCTGGTCCGGCCTGGTGCCGGCGCTGGTCATCACCATGCTCGTGTGCGGGTTGATCGTGCTCGAAGATCTCGGCACGGCGGTTCTCATCGGCGCGGTCGCCCTGTTTCTGCTGTTCGCCGGCGGGGCGAGGTGGTGGCACATCGGCATTCTCTTTCCGCTGCCGGTGGCCGGCGTCGCGGCCGCGGTGCTCACGAGCGAGTACCGCATGAACCGCATCGAGTCGTTCCTCAACCCGTACGCCGACCCGCAGGACACGGGCTATCACATGATCCAGTCGATGGTCGCCGTCGCCGAAGGGCACATCACCGGCCGCGGCCTCGGGCACGGCGTGTACAAGTTCGGCTACCTGCCCGAAGACACGACGGACTTTCTCTTTGCGGTGATCTGCGAGGAACTCGGCATCTTCGGCGCGGCGCTGGTCGTGTTCCTCTATCTCACCTTGCTGCTCGCTGCGGCGCAGGTCATTCGCAGGCAGAGCGATGCGCTGTGCCGATTCGTCGGCCTTGGCATCGCGGCGACCATCGGCATGCAGGCGGTGATCAACCTGATGGTCGTCACCGGCCTGGCGCCGACCAAGGGCATCGCGCTGCCGCTGCTCTCTTCGGGCGGCACGGGCTGGATGCTCACCGCTGCGTGTCTCGGTCTGCTCGTGGGCATGGACCGGCGGACGGCGCCGGACACCCAGCCGCAAGCATCGCGAGAGGATGTGCCGGCGGGGCTGCCTGCCCTCGGCTCGCCGGTGTGACTGAATCACTCGCCCGCGGCCGGGCCGCACCACCAGCGCCACGGCCACGCGTCGATGCGAGGCGGCTGAATGAGTTGCACCATGCCCGCGTGCTCATCGAAACGGATCTCCCGCGCAGCGCTTTCGACGCGGATGCTGCACCGGCTGATCGCCGTGATGCGACAAGGCGAGGCGTCGGCGAGGCGGTTGACGTGGTGCTCGACGGTTGCGGCCTGGCTCTCGCTGATCCAGCCCAGCAACAGCGGATAGCCCAGCAACCACGCCGAGCGCTGGAAGTCGGCGCGGGGCGTCCGGTCGCCGCGGATGATGCGCGGCGGCTGCCCGTCGGCGAAGATCATCAGCGTCGGAGCCAGTTGAATGTACTTGCGAATGATGACCAGTTCGCCCAGTGCCGCTCCGCCGGGCCACGCGGTTCGAGCGATGAAGTAGCGGCGGATGCCCTCGCCGATCGGACCCGAGCCGCGGAAGTGGTCGAGCGATCCGCCGGCGTTTTGCAGATCGAGCGAGCCGTTCTCGGTGCCGGACCATCGGATGTTTCCGCTGACGGCGGCGGAGGGGCAGGCGGGCAGCCACTCGTGCACGGCGCCGCTTGGAGAATCGGGCAGCAGGCCGCGCCAGAACGTCGAGGTGTGAAAGCGCGGCTGCAAGGAGATGTCGGCGGTGATGCGGCCGGCGGTGCGGGCCGGCCCGCCGAGCAGGAGGCGCCAGGCGGAGGTCGTCCGCGGGACGTCAAGGTGCAGGCGCCAGCCGTCTCCATCTGCGGCGAGCAGAGTGCCGCCCAGGCGCAGCGTCCAGCCGCGGGCGACGGGCGTCTCGCGCACGCCGGCTGGGTCGACGGCGACGTGGGATCGCGCGACGCGGCGGCCGTTTTGAAACACGGCGACGGATATCGCCGCCGTCGCGCTCTTGCGGCCGAGCGAGGCATCGATGAACCGGCCCGCGCGGAGTTGCCGCACGTGCCGGCGATACACAGGATCGAAGGCGTTGCCCAGGTGCAGCGTGCACAGCAGGCCCGATCCCTTCGCATCGATGGCGCTGATTTCCCACCACTCGTACGCGCCGGGTTCTTCGGTCCACGTCACGCCGTTATGCGCGTGGATCTCCTGCGTCGCGATCGGACGGAGCCGGAGTTCCGGATGCTGCTCGACGAGTTCGGCAACTTCGGGCACGGGTCAAAGGATAGGGGATGGCGATGCGCGAGTTCAGCGCAGTCGGATGGTCGCCAGCGCCAACGCAGCGAGAATCGCCGAAAGCAGCCAGAAGCGCACGACGACCTGCTGTTCGGTCCAGCCGCCGAGGTGGAAGTGGTGGTGGATCGGCGAGCAGCGGAAGATGCGCTTGCCGCCGGTCATCTTGAAGTAGCCGACCTGGAGCACGACGCTGAAGATCTCAAGGTAGAAGATGCCGCCGATAATGAGCAGCAGGAACTCCTGGCGGATGACGACGGCGATGTAGGCCATGAGCCCGCCCAGCGCCAGCGATCCGGTGTCGCCCATGAACACTTGGGCCGGCGAGCAGTTGTACCAGAGGAAGCCGAGGCAGGCGCCCGCCATGGCGCCGGCCATGACGGCCAGTTCATTGCTGAAGGGGATGTAGGGCATGAGCAGCTGCTTGGCGACGGGTTCCGAGCCCGCCACGC includes:
- a CDS encoding cell division protein FtsW, with amino-acid sequence MNRAMLRPGQTIIICVIALLTLGIVMVTSAGLTIDAERAVSFEGMLTGRSMIYALAAVGLMFAASCFPVQWLRGPTSRGISPANRIIATPATWLLLLSIVCLCLVYVGGIGKEVNGARRWVYLGPASWRLSFQPSELAKWAMVIVVASYVVHLGAERMRQFWSGLVPALVITMLVCGLIVLEDLGTAVLIGAVALFLLFAGGARWWHIGILFPLPVAGVAAAVLTSEYRMNRIESFLNPYADPQDTGYHMIQSMVAVAEGHITGRGLGHGVYKFGYLPEDTTDFLFAVICEELGIFGAALVVFLYLTLLLAAAQVIRRQSDALCRFVGLGIAATIGMQAVINLMVVTGLAPTKGIALPLLSSGGTGWMLTAACLGLLVGMDRRTAPDTQPQASREDVPAGLPALGSPV